The sequence GACTCAGGTGAGTGGATGAAAATGAGCTAAGAACTTGCAAAATTTTGCCCCTCTAGACCCTTAACCTGGACGACTAAAAAACTAACCTCAATTCCCCTCGTCCATTGTCTCACATATACCCGTATAATTACAGCTTCAGCCGCAATCCTCGGACGCCGTCTCCCCTGAAGACACGCAGGGTGGCCTCCGAAGTGGCGAGCCTCCGCGAAAGCTCTTCATAAGTGCTGACCAGTCTCCAAAGCGTCGTTCCAAGCCGATGACGTCCCTCTCAATAGACGTGTCCTCAAGCCAGACAATAAAGCCCTTCCAACTTCCACGTCTGCATGGCCAGTCCCTTCTGAAGGTCACCCCCTCATTCACCCCTGCAAAGGACCCTCTAGCCTTCTCCCCAAAATCCACCGAGGAGACAAAACGCACCCTCTGGAAATGCAAACGCTGCAACTATCGCGACTCCAGCAAAGAGGTTCTCCTTCAGCATGTGAAGAGCCACTACGAGAAGCTGGAAAAATCCCAGGACAAGTCCAACCTGACCTGCACAGACTGTCCCTTCGTAGCCGCTGATGCTGAGTCCCTGGCACTTCACAAGGTCCACCACAGGCCAAACCTGGAGGCCATCTTCAAGTGTTACCTCTGCCCATACTACGTCAGTACGAAAGCTGAGCTCCTGGAGCACGCACGTCTCCATGGAGAGGAGTTATCAGCTGTACATGATCCTAAGCCAAAGCCAAAGGAAGACATTCCCTCAGACCAGGCGCCACCAATGCTCCTGGACACACGAGCCCTCCCCGACACCCCAATGGTCTGGGTTTCCCGTCCAGACGGTACATTCGCAAAAATGCTCAAGTGTCGTCACTGCCCGTACGTCTCATCTCGTCGAGCTGAAGTCCGGGATCATGAGATCATGCACACCAACGATAACAACGGTCCAGGACTGCTGATAGCCTGTCCAGATTGCAGTTTCACTTGTACGCAGAAGGACGTCATGGAGTCTCACGCAGCGATGCACCTGGGATCACTGGGGACGGTTCACTGTCTCGTGGCGGACAACAGGAGTGACACCCAGCAATTGGACGACCTCAAGAGCATCTTAGGACTAGCAAAGACCCCGACCCTCGGGCTTGAGCCAGACCTGAAGGACTCCAGGCTGGTGCACAGCTGTAGCAAATGCCCTGCCAGATTCCTCTGTGAGAAGGAGCTGAGAATTCATCTGCGCTATCACTCTACCTCCCTCGCTTACACCTGCGACTGGTGCTCTTATGCCGCCAGACAGCCTGCCCATCTCCTGGCCCACCAGAAGGCTCATTCCAGTGACTACCAGGAACGTACGAAGTGCCTGGCGTCAATCTATGGAAATTCTCAAAGGTTTCCTCCACCTCTGACAGCCTGTGTCGAGATGAACAATCAGGATACCAGCAATAGGAGGCACTTCGCTTGGATTGTCGTTGAGGTTACCACCAACAATCAGAAGATGCACACGCAGGAGTTCAATATTGATAAGAATCAGGTGTTCACCTGCACAAAGTGCCCAGCGAGGTACTTCAAACTCGATGCCCTTGAGTATCACATGACCCTTCACGGATCCAACAACAGGTTCAAGTGCGAGGAGTGTGATTACTCGTCGAAGACAGCCCAGAACCTGATGAAGCATCAGGTGGTGCACAGGAGGCAGCCGGAGATTGTCGAGCAATTGCAGGAGTCGAATAAGCTCCAGGGACGTCTTGAGACGTGTGCAGTGCAGGAGAACACTTCTGGTAATTCGAATTACGTGTACCCTGGCAGCGGCAGGCAGGGAAGGTTCAGGGAGAAGAAGTACAAGTGCCATAAATGTCCTTCGGCGTTCGAGAAGCGAGAGCAGTTCAGGATCCACTTGTCTCTTCATGGATCGAAGCAGAAGTACAGGTGTGACAGGTGCGATTATGCAGTTAAATATTATGCGAATTACATTCAACACATGAGGAAGCATCAGGCAAATGCGGGGACACAGGCCGTCAGGCAGATGGAGGCGGAGGACGAAGACTGCGGGAACGAGGAGCAGAGTGTCATGAAGTCCAGGAGAAAGTCCACAACTAGGAATAGAGAGGGACTCATGGCTCTTGGAGAGGAGGTCTCCTCAGTGTCCAATCAAGACAAACAGACGATGATGCTGATGCAGAGGAAGGCCTCGTCGACGCTGGGTGAAACCAATGACAACGCTTTCAGGTGCCTCGAATGTCCGTTCTCTGCTGATGATCAAACTGCCATCGATGCTCACAAGAGACGACATGGAATTGAGAGGCTCACACCACCCTGTCCTCATTGTAATTATGTCCCTAGGAAGGACGAGAATCTCAATGAACATATCAGGCTACACTTCACCAGAATGTACAAGCCTGAGGGTTACCTCATCGTCGAGATGCTTACTCTCAGGATGGAGAAACAAGGGGAGGAGAGCGATGACAAGGGGAAGGAGAATGAATTGCTGTTCGCTGAGTCATCTGAGGGAGATTTTCTACCCGTCACTGATATCGTCAGCACATGCCCTGTTGTTAAGAAGCCCAAGGAACTTTTGGACAAAGTGATCATCGATGCTAATACTGGGGAGGCCACACATCGTATCAaagattaatgtttttttatagattttttcaCTGCTTGTAATTTTGTAAGAGAGAATATACTAGTTTAAGTTTTTTTGGTTATTTTTGGGGTACACTGAGATCAATATGGTTTTCTGAGCCATAAGTATTCtgttgtattgaaaaaattgtggcCTGAAGATgtttattgaggaaaaattgaaaatttggttTCACAACAAACAATTCGTCAAAAAAGTTTCTTATGACAAGAAAACTATTTCTCAAATCACgttaaatttgaataattcaattactaGTTCTTTAAGTTATCGATTGTGTAATATTTCAATGCAAAAATCACTTGCATAGATTTGAGAAGTCattttcttaatatttaattgtagGAAAAGATGTTTCCCTATAATTGGGTATCGTGCACTTGGTAATTTTTGAGTCACGATTTCCTCAAAAAATTCTTGCCCTCTCAGTGTGCACGAACGTGATAAGACAGTGGGTATCATTACGATACGAATATATGTAGGCTtgtgaaatgaataataaacaatgGGTTTGTTTTCAatcttgatttatttatttttccattcatccATAATTCGGATTTATTCAGGCTTAATTGCAacgacaaaaaatataaattgaaggATTAATTCTGGTACAATTTAATTACATATTTCCTAGAACTACCATGTCCCCTTACCAGACCCTTTCAGTGTGTCATCATCAGTAGAAAAAGGAATATAACTCCACACTCATCAATATTTACATGAGCTGTCACTCTTCATTATCAACatcaaaatcatgaaaatattccTTCAACTAATGCAAATCCATTCTGCGATGGTAATCGGCTGAATTTCAGAGAGTTCTATGAAAAAACCTGGGTAAATGTAGAGCGATTGGActattgagaagaaaaaattaaaagaagaTCCCTTTCGATTACGAATCCCCAAATGAAATTCATTCTACCCCCCCGCCCCCGTGGGGGCTATCAGCGATAAAAAACCCTCTCTTGTTgacaagaaaattaattcccaGACCCCCCAGGTCCCTAGCTACCCCTCAACgtccaataatttcattaacacACATATTAATCAACGGTCTCAGCTCCTGCTGCGCATAATCCTCAGGTAATGGTAGCTGTGATACCAAGTGCACGAGAACTCTCGTGGTTGATCTATCGTCATTGGGCTGCATCATGAGTAAACTCCTAGCTAGATGAAGAGTCCTCTTGGCGATTTCCGCTTGACAGAGTGTCAACTTAGCAGTGGTGCAAGGAAacaagttgattttcgtgcaCAACGAACTCAACTGTGGCTGCAGCATCTCCAGCCGATACCCAATTTTCCCCACGTCCTTGGCCTTGACGAAGCTCTCGATCTCCCCAGCTATCTCCATGTAGTCCCATAGCAGCTGTCCCTGATGGCTCCATCCATTCACCAGATTGTGGCACTCAG comes from Diachasmimorpha longicaudata isolate KC_UGA_2023 chromosome 12, iyDiaLong2, whole genome shotgun sequence and encodes:
- the LOC135167962 gene encoding zinc finger protein 91-like isoform X3; translation: MSDHLRTLRPRRSLIKEQRLEGPEAPATDKELDERDDSDSEPRLVIKEDSDPQGSDKKVPSDRLYECNSCRPKLEFTSLTDYLQHLKDQHQLRNKLHGCPFCNYTYQNPKKLQRHILNSHKDTQGERSGEIVRRNRCTMCNFVAYTPTDMENHQRLHHLRRRFFRCTKCSYVTHVRARYTKHVKYHSMPMIKCDDCDFRTPYKWNLDRHTRNHGGGGAFQCQACNFTADIRQSLTVHEANHHEPPVGQMASKMSSPFVRKPRNIPKRYNQVGASDFRNPQIIDKVPTTAENSPDTEDPKNPTITDGADCIALKCEEKGCQFITAWDSEMQRHLAESHAGQSPGKRKPLPMLIPLSPGSTQANASASSPPTTVLNVPRVRVRPELAKIARDTEIAKLYSNSEVNGEKEASPPKNFEKRNASFFDKLKERLLTTSGITPSTMNNQVPAAEGVSTSASGRRVFKCPHCPFWASTASRFHVHIVGHLNRKPFECSLCAYRSNWRWDITKHIKLKAARDPAHASARVLMTDETGRRNYSKYNKYLTQLQPQSSDAVSPEDTQGGLRSGEPPRKLFISADQSPKRRSKPMTSLSIDVSSSQTIKPFQLPRLHGQSLLKVTPSFTPAKDPLAFSPKSTEETKRTLWKCKRCNYRDSSKEVLLQHVKSHYEKLEKSQDKSNLTCTDCPFVAADAESLALHKVHHRPNLEAIFKCYLCPYYVSTKAELLEHARLHGEELSAVHDPKPKPKEDIPSDQAPPMLLDTRALPDTPMVWVSRPDGTFAKMLKCRHCPYVSSRRAEVRDHEIMHTNDNNGPGLLIACPDCSFTCTQKDVMESHAAMHLGSLGTVHCLVADNRSDTQQLDDLKSILGLAKTPTLGLEPDLKDSRLVHSCSKCPARFLCEKELRIHLRYHSTSLAYTCDWCSYAARQPAHLLAHQKAHSSDYQERTKCLASIYGNSQRFPPPLTACVEMNNQDTSNRRHFAWIVVEVTTNNQKMHTQEFNIDKNQVFTCTKCPARYFKLDALEYHMTLHGSNNRFKCEECDYSSKTAQNLMKHQVVHRRQPEIVEQLQESNKLQGRLETCAVQENTSGNSNYVYPGSGRQGRFREKKYKCHKCPSAFEKREQFRIHLSLHGSKQKYRCDRCDYAVKYYANYIQHMRKHQANAGTQAVRQMEAEDEDCGNEEQSVMKSRRKSTTRNREGLMALGEEVSSVSNQDKQTMMLMQRKASSTLGETNDNAFRCLECPFSADDQTAIDAHKRRHGIERLTPPCPHCNYVPRKDENLNEHIRLHFTRMYKPEGYLIVEMLTLRMEKQGEESDDKGKENELLFAESSEGDFLPVTDIVSTCPVVKKPKELLDKVIIDANTGEATHRIKD
- the LOC135167962 gene encoding zinc finger protein 91-like isoform X1 — its product is MSDHLRTLRPRRSLIKEQRLEGPEAPATDKELDERDDSDSEPRLVIKEDSDPQGSDKKVPSDRLYECNSCRPKLEFTSLTDYLQHLKDQHQLRNKLHGCPFCNYTYQNPKKLQRHILNSHKDTQGERSGEIVRRNRCTMCNFVAYTPTDMENHQRLHHLRRRFFRCTKCSYVTHVRARYTKHVKYHSMPMIKCDDCDFRTPYKWNLDRHTRNHGGGGAFQCQACNFTADIRQSLTVHEANHHEPPVGQMASKMSSPFVRKPRNIPKRYNQVGASDFRNPQIIDKVPTTAENSPDTEDPKNPTITDGADCIALKCEEKGCQFITAWDSEMQRHLAESHAGQSPGKRKPLPMLIPLSPGSTQANASASSPPTTVLNVPRVRVRPELAKIARDTEIAKLYSNSEVNGEKEASPPKNFEKRNASFFDKLKERLLTTSGITPSTMNNQVPAVSNNDLKCWCTFEASSHLELSSHRKTHHTALSVSLGVTRCPKCRRRCKTSSDLQMHIKICPAFNNNNDNNDKNSCQENTVNSDTYATTSSSNDFELPLQVDWDANYNGLNSSGSSAEGVSTSASGRRVFKCPHCPFWASTASRFHVHIVGHLNRKPFECSLCAYRSNWRWDITKHIKLKAARDPAHASARVLMTDETGRRNYSKYNKYLTQLQPQSSDAVSPEDTQGGLRSGEPPRKLFISADQSPKRRSKPMTSLSIDVSSSQTIKPFQLPRLHGQSLLKVTPSFTPAKDPLAFSPKSTEETKRTLWKCKRCNYRDSSKEVLLQHVKSHYEKLEKSQDKSNLTCTDCPFVAADAESLALHKVHHRPNLEAIFKCYLCPYYVSTKAELLEHARLHGEELSAVHDPKPKPKEDIPSDQAPPMLLDTRALPDTPMVWVSRPDGTFAKMLKCRHCPYVSSRRAEVRDHEIMHTNDNNGPGLLIACPDCSFTCTQKDVMESHAAMHLGSLGTVHCLVADNRSDTQQLDDLKSILGLAKTPTLGLEPDLKDSRLVHSCSKCPARFLCEKELRIHLRYHSTSLAYTCDWCSYAARQPAHLLAHQKAHSSDYQERTKCLASIYGNSQRFPPPLTACVEMNNQDTSNRRHFAWIVVEVTTNNQKMHTQEFNIDKNQVFTCTKCPARYFKLDALEYHMTLHGSNNRFKCEECDYSSKTAQNLMKHQVVHRRQPEIVEQLQESNKLQGRLETCAVQENTSGNSNYVYPGSGRQGRFREKKYKCHKCPSAFEKREQFRIHLSLHGSKQKYRCDRCDYAVKYYANYIQHMRKHQANAGTQAVRQMEAEDEDCGNEEQSVMKSRRKSTTRNREGLMALGEEVSSVSNQDKQTMMLMQRKASSTLGETNDNAFRCLECPFSADDQTAIDAHKRRHGIERLTPPCPHCNYVPRKDENLNEHIRLHFTRMYKPEGYLIVEMLTLRMEKQGEESDDKGKENELLFAESSEGDFLPVTDIVSTCPVVKKPKELLDKVIIDANTGEATHRIKD
- the LOC135167962 gene encoding zinc finger protein 91-like isoform X4, whose product is MASKMSSPFVRKPRNIPKRYNQVGASDFRNPQIIDKVPTTAENSPDTEDPKNPTITDGADCIALKCEEKGCQFITAWDSEMQRHLAESHAGQSPGKRKPLPMLIPLSPGSTQANASASSPPTTVLNVPRVRVRPELAKIARDTEIAKLYSNSEVNGEKEASPPKNFEKRNASFFDKLKERLLTTSGITPSTMNNQVPAVSNNDLKCWCTFEASSHLELSSHRKTHHTALSVSLGVTRCPKCRRRCKTSSDLQMHIKICPAFNNNNDNNDKNSCQENTVNSDTYATTSSSNDFELPLQVDWDANYNGLNSSGSSAEGVSTSASGRRVFKCPHCPFWASTASRFHVHIVGHLNRKPFECSLCAYRSNWRWDITKHIKLKAARDPAHASARVLMTDETGRRNYSKYNKYLTQLQPQSSDAVSPEDTQGGLRSGEPPRKLFISADQSPKRRSKPMTSLSIDVSSSQTIKPFQLPRLHGQSLLKVTPSFTPAKDPLAFSPKSTEETKRTLWKCKRCNYRDSSKEVLLQHVKSHYEKLEKSQDKSNLTCTDCPFVAADAESLALHKVHHRPNLEAIFKCYLCPYYVSTKAELLEHARLHGEELSAVHDPKPKPKEDIPSDQAPPMLLDTRALPDTPMVWVSRPDGTFAKMLKCRHCPYVSSRRAEVRDHEIMHTNDNNGPGLLIACPDCSFTCTQKDVMESHAAMHLGSLGTVHCLVADNRSDTQQLDDLKSILGLAKTPTLGLEPDLKDSRLVHSCSKCPARFLCEKELRIHLRYHSTSLAYTCDWCSYAARQPAHLLAHQKAHSSDYQERTKCLASIYGNSQRFPPPLTACVEMNNQDTSNRRHFAWIVVEVTTNNQKMHTQEFNIDKNQVFTCTKCPARYFKLDALEYHMTLHGSNNRFKCEECDYSSKTAQNLMKHQVVHRRQPEIVEQLQESNKLQGRLETCAVQENTSGNSNYVYPGSGRQGRFREKKYKCHKCPSAFEKREQFRIHLSLHGSKQKYRCDRCDYAVKYYANYIQHMRKHQANAGTQAVRQMEAEDEDCGNEEQSVMKSRRKSTTRNREGLMALGEEVSSVSNQDKQTMMLMQRKASSTLGETNDNAFRCLECPFSADDQTAIDAHKRRHGIERLTPPCPHCNYVPRKDENLNEHIRLHFTRMYKPEGYLIVEMLTLRMEKQGEESDDKGKENELLFAESSEGDFLPVTDIVSTCPVVKKPKELLDKVIIDANTGEATHRIKD
- the LOC135167962 gene encoding zinc finger protein 521-like isoform X2 yields the protein MSDHLRTLRPRRSLIKEQRLEGPEAPATDKELDERDDSDSEPRLVIKEDSDPQGSDKKVPSDRLYECNSCRPKLEFTSLTDYLQHLKDQHQLRNKLHGCPFCNYTYQNPKKLQRHILNSHKDTQGERSGEIVRRNRCTMCNFVAYTPTDMENHQRLHHLRRRFFRCTKCSYVTHVRARYTKHVKYHSMPMIKCDDCDFRTPYKWNLDRHTRNHGGGGAFQCQACNFTADIRQSLTVHEANHHEPPVGQMASKMSSPFVRKPRNIPKRYNQVGASDFRNPQIIDKVPTTAENSPDTEDPKNPTITDGADCIALKCEEKGCQFITAWDSEMQRHLAESHAGQSPGKRKPLPMLIPLSPGSTQANASASSPPTTVLNVPRVRVRPELAKIARDTEIAKLYSNSEVNGEKEASPPKNFEKRNASFFDKLKERLLTTSGITPSTMNNQVPAVSNNDLKCWCTFEASSHLELSSHRKTHHTALSVSLGVTRCPKCRRRCKTSSDLQMHIKICPAFNNNNDNNDKNSCQENTVNSDTYATTSSSNDFELPLQVDWDANYNGLNSSGSSLQPQSSDAVSPEDTQGGLRSGEPPRKLFISADQSPKRRSKPMTSLSIDVSSSQTIKPFQLPRLHGQSLLKVTPSFTPAKDPLAFSPKSTEETKRTLWKCKRCNYRDSSKEVLLQHVKSHYEKLEKSQDKSNLTCTDCPFVAADAESLALHKVHHRPNLEAIFKCYLCPYYVSTKAELLEHARLHGEELSAVHDPKPKPKEDIPSDQAPPMLLDTRALPDTPMVWVSRPDGTFAKMLKCRHCPYVSSRRAEVRDHEIMHTNDNNGPGLLIACPDCSFTCTQKDVMESHAAMHLGSLGTVHCLVADNRSDTQQLDDLKSILGLAKTPTLGLEPDLKDSRLVHSCSKCPARFLCEKELRIHLRYHSTSLAYTCDWCSYAARQPAHLLAHQKAHSSDYQERTKCLASIYGNSQRFPPPLTACVEMNNQDTSNRRHFAWIVVEVTTNNQKMHTQEFNIDKNQVFTCTKCPARYFKLDALEYHMTLHGSNNRFKCEECDYSSKTAQNLMKHQVVHRRQPEIVEQLQESNKLQGRLETCAVQENTSGNSNYVYPGSGRQGRFREKKYKCHKCPSAFEKREQFRIHLSLHGSKQKYRCDRCDYAVKYYANYIQHMRKHQANAGTQAVRQMEAEDEDCGNEEQSVMKSRRKSTTRNREGLMALGEEVSSVSNQDKQTMMLMQRKASSTLGETNDNAFRCLECPFSADDQTAIDAHKRRHGIERLTPPCPHCNYVPRKDENLNEHIRLHFTRMYKPEGYLIVEMLTLRMEKQGEESDDKGKENELLFAESSEGDFLPVTDIVSTCPVVKKPKELLDKVIIDANTGEATHRIKD